A DNA window from Methanococcus voltae PS contains the following coding sequences:
- a CDS encoding AzlD domain-containing protein: MINTFDEPTLIMIIIFMGLVTYIPRVLPIVLLKEVKLSPFWNSFFQYMPYCALSALIFPNVLYSTDSMTSAIFGAIIAIILAYKRVNVIIVIFGAILGVYIFQNFLSSILSL, translated from the coding sequence ATGATAAATACATTTGACGAACCGACTTTAATAATGATAATAATATTTATGGGCTTAGTAACTTATATTCCTAGAGTTTTGCCTATTGTTTTATTAAAAGAGGTTAAATTGAGTCCTTTTTGGAATTCATTTTTTCAGTATATGCCCTACTGTGCATTGAGTGCATTAATATTCCCTAATGTATTATACTCCACAGATAGTATGACTTCAGCAATATTTGGTGCCATTATAGCCATCATACTGGCATATAAGCGTGTAAATGTTATAATTGTTATATTTGGGGCAATATTGGGGGTTTATATTTTCCAAAATTTCCTATCTTCGATATTAAGTTTATAA
- a CDS encoding MATE family efflux transporter produces MEHNKLENESINRLILRYAIPATVGMLVNGIYTVVDGIFVGNYVGSYGLASISFAWPFLISIYGIGIMFGLGGSTLISINLGMKKKDEAEKILSTTFLYMIIVSAIIMLTGMPITEFLLKLIGAEGIYFVEALNYSSVFIYGAIITLSAVAFDSLIRNDGFPKKAMYAMATGAILNIILDGLFIAILNYGIMGAAIATLLSQCVVFIIYLEHFLCGKSNLRLKLLEKFDKFDKKKNDTINSVNDNYKNKKEELMGYLKNTHAVKKIIFAGFSGFLGEFAFALLVFIHNMQFLAYGSSLDVSAFTTVSYVSGLAFFVIFGLSIGVQPLISYNYGADKIERVREIFKKASLINLGLGFMIFAIVYSFTEPLVRLFNSSDILFINTSIFGLKIHSLYFIVVGITLVCITYFQSVYKYKTSVLLMLSRSTIFLIPLIFILPQYYGITGIWYAMPIAEYIALIVSLILVKHHLFDCKKFDKSEIKHVDE; encoded by the coding sequence ATGGAGCATAATAAACTAGAAAATGAAAGTATAAATCGATTAATCCTAAGATATGCAATTCCCGCCACCGTAGGTATGTTAGTTAATGGAATTTACACTGTAGTAGACGGTATTTTTGTAGGGAATTACGTAGGTTCTTACGGATTAGCTAGCATATCTTTTGCTTGGCCATTTTTGATATCTATATACGGTATTGGGATTATGTTTGGTTTGGGGGGCTCAACATTAATTTCAATCAATTTAGGTATGAAAAAGAAAGATGAAGCCGAAAAAATTCTCTCAACCACATTTTTATACATGATAATTGTTTCAGCAATCATAATGTTAACAGGAATGCCCATAACGGAATTTTTATTAAAACTTATTGGGGCTGAAGGTATATATTTCGTAGAAGCTTTAAATTATTCCAGTGTATTTATATACGGAGCCATAATAACCTTAAGCGCAGTAGCATTCGATAGTTTAATTAGAAATGACGGATTCCCTAAGAAAGCAATGTATGCAATGGCTACAGGCGCCATATTAAATATTATATTGGATGGTTTATTCATAGCAATCTTAAATTATGGAATAATGGGCGCAGCAATTGCCACATTATTATCTCAATGTGTGGTGTTTATTATATACCTTGAGCATTTCCTTTGTGGTAAGTCAAATTTAAGATTAAAATTGCTTGAAAAATTTGATAAATTTGATAAAAAGAAAAATGACACAATTAATTCCGTAAATGATAATTATAAAAATAAAAAAGAAGAATTAATGGGTTATCTAAAAAATACACATGCCGTTAAAAAAATAATATTTGCAGGTTTTTCAGGATTTTTAGGCGAATTTGCGTTTGCATTATTGGTATTTATCCACAATATGCAATTTTTAGCCTACGGAAGTTCTTTGGACGTTTCGGCATTTACCACAGTTTCTTACGTATCCGGTTTAGCATTTTTCGTAATATTTGGTCTTTCTATAGGTGTTCAACCACTTATAAGTTACAACTACGGTGCTGATAAAATCGAGAGGGTAAGAGAAATTTTCAAAAAAGCCTCTTTAATAAATTTAGGGCTAGGTTTTATGATATTTGCAATAGTGTATAGTTTTACAGAGCCATTGGTACGTTTATTCAATAGTTCGGATATTTTATTCATAAATACGTCAATATTTGGATTAAAAATACATTCTCTGTACTTTATAGTAGTGGGGATTACATTGGTATGTATAACTTACTTCCAATCGGTTTATAAGTATAAAACATCTGTATTATTAATGTTATCTCGTTCTACAATATTTTTAATACCTTTAATCTTCATATTACCGCAATACTATGGCATAACAGGAATTTGGTATGCTATGCCTATTGCAGAGTACATTGCTTTGATTGTTTCATTGATACTCGTTAAACATCATCTTTTTGATTGTAAGAAGTTTGATAAATCGGAAATTAAACACGTAGACGAATAA
- a CDS encoding 30S ribosomal protein S6e: MAFKVVIADPKEGKTFQKEIESRALIGKKIGDEIDGSIVELEGFKLVITGGSDKCGFAMRHDVHGNAKQKVLLRQGPAYHPKDDGIRRRKSIRGNTISLEVVQINMKVVEGPKPLSEVFGADAE; encoded by the coding sequence ATGGCATTTAAAGTTGTTATCGCAGACCCTAAAGAAGGTAAAACATTCCAAAAAGAAATAGAAAGCAGAGCTTTAATCGGTAAAAAAATCGGTGACGAAATCGACGGTTCAATCGTAGAGTTAGAAGGATTCAAATTAGTAATTACAGGCGGTAGTGACAAATGTGGTTTCGCAATGAGACACGATGTACACGGTAACGCAAAACAAAAAGTATTATTAAGACAAGGACCTGCTTACCACCCAAAAGACGATGGAATCAGAAGAAGAAAAAGCATCAGAGGAAACACAATCTCATTAGAAGTTGTTCAAATCAACATGAAAGTTGTTGAAGGTCCTAAACCATTATCTGAAGTATTCGGTGCAGATGCTGAATAA
- the sucD gene encoding succinate--CoA ligase subunit alpha yields the protein MILLNEDTRVIVQGITGNQGRFHTKNMLEANTNVVAGVTPGKKGQNVQGVPVFDSVLETVEEYDANASVIFIPAPFAKDAAFEAIDAGLKLVTIITEHIPVQDAIDIVNYGKKCGVDIIGPNTPGLASPKVGKMGIIPMSVLKEGNIGMVSRSGTLTYEVANQLTQNGHGQSTCVGIGGDPIIGLRYIEILERFEKDNETDAIVMIGEIGGSAEEETAEKLIHKMKKPVISYIAGQSAPEGKRMGHAGAIIEKGAGTAQSKMKALEEAGALVAKKISEIPTLINEVI from the coding sequence ATGATACTTTTAAACGAAGATACCAGAGTCATTGTTCAAGGGATTACTGGAAATCAAGGTAGATTCCATACAAAAAACATGTTAGAAGCAAATACAAATGTCGTTGCAGGTGTAACACCGGGTAAAAAAGGTCAAAATGTTCAGGGCGTACCAGTTTTTGATTCGGTTTTGGAAACTGTTGAAGAATATGACGCTAACGCTTCAGTAATATTTATTCCAGCACCTTTTGCAAAAGATGCAGCTTTTGAAGCTATTGACGCAGGTTTAAAGTTAGTTACAATTATAACAGAGCACATACCTGTCCAAGATGCCATCGATATTGTAAATTATGGTAAAAAATGCGGTGTTGATATCATAGGGCCTAATACCCCAGGTTTAGCATCTCCAAAAGTTGGAAAAATGGGTATCATACCAATGAGTGTTTTAAAAGAAGGTAACATAGGGATGGTTTCGAGAAGTGGAACTTTAACCTACGAGGTTGCAAACCAATTAACTCAAAATGGGCACGGACAGTCAACTTGTGTTGGAATAGGTGGCGACCCAATCATTGGTTTAAGATACATAGAAATATTGGAAAGATTTGAAAAAGACAACGAAACAGACGCAATTGTTATGATAGGGGAAATTGGAGGCTCTGCTGAAGAAGAAACAGCTGAAAAATTAATCCATAAGATGAAAAAACCTGTAATTTCATACATTGCTGGACAATCTGCACCTGAAGGAAAAAGAATGGGTCATGCTGGTGCAATAATTGAAAAAGGAGCTGGAACTGCACAAAGTAAAATGAAAGCACTCGAGGAAGCTGGTGCATTAGTTGCTAAGAAAATTTCAGAAATCCCTACTTTAATAAATGAAGTAATTTAA
- a CDS encoding aldo/keto reductase encodes MNFRTLNKTGEELSILGFGAMRFPLKNGRIDKAKSEEMLTYAIDNGVNFIDTAFPYHFGESEIFLGNFLSKNPEYRDKVSISTKLPPWDVKKSEDMYKILNTQLNKLQTDCIDYYFIHSLTKDVWDKLLDLGILKFLDDIKKSKKVKYVGFSFHDNLNEFKRIVDYYDWDMCMVQYNYLDDELQAGEEGILYAARKGMGIFIMEPLRGGNLANNVPKEITEIFEEYTKKHKYFQKPSDWAFKWVWNNPNVTCVLSGMGSLEQLKENIRLANSISNPNFLNIDELEIISKAKEIFNKRMKIKCTSCNYCMPCPVGVDIPRCFELYNSKYLFDSKSAKMEADFKYTAQLGGVLSEPKVASKCIHCGKCLKECPQSLPIPDLLDEVSKEFEKTGFKYKVKLFKTVAGLQKFVEKLFR; translated from the coding sequence TTGAATTTTAGAACATTAAACAAGACGGGAGAAGAATTATCAATTTTAGGCTTTGGAGCCATGCGATTTCCATTAAAAAACGGTAGAATTGATAAGGCAAAATCTGAAGAAATGTTAACTTATGCAATAGATAACGGGGTTAATTTTATTGATACAGCTTTTCCATACCACTTTGGAGAAAGTGAGATATTTTTAGGGAATTTTTTATCAAAAAATCCAGAATATCGAGATAAAGTAAGTATATCTACTAAATTACCCCCTTGGGACGTAAAAAAGTCAGAAGACATGTACAAAATACTGAATACTCAATTAAACAAGTTGCAGACCGATTGTATTGATTATTACTTTATACATAGTTTAACTAAAGATGTTTGGGATAAGCTTTTAGATTTAGGAATATTAAAATTTTTAGACGACATAAAAAAATCAAAGAAAGTAAAATACGTTGGATTCTCATTTCATGATAATTTAAATGAATTCAAAAGAATAGTGGATTATTATGACTGGGATATGTGTATGGTACAATATAACTATCTTGACGATGAATTACAGGCTGGTGAGGAAGGAATATTATATGCAGCCCGCAAAGGAATGGGTATATTTATAATGGAACCCCTAAGAGGCGGAAATTTAGCAAATAATGTCCCAAAAGAAATAACTGAAATTTTTGAAGAATACACTAAAAAACACAAATATTTCCAAAAACCTTCAGATTGGGCATTTAAATGGGTATGGAATAATCCAAATGTTACTTGTGTTTTATCAGGTATGGGCTCACTAGAACAGCTAAAAGAGAATATAAGGTTAGCCAATAGCATTTCAAATCCTAATTTTTTGAATATAGACGAATTAGAAATTATTTCAAAAGCGAAAGAGATATTCAACAAAAGAATGAAAATAAAATGTACGAGTTGTAATTATTGTATGCCTTGTCCCGTAGGCGTCGATATACCAAGATGTTTTGAACTTTACAATTCAAAATACTTATTTGACAGTAAAAGTGCTAAAATGGAAGCAGATTTTAAATATACTGCTCAATTAGGGGGCGTTCTTTCAGAACCTAAGGTTGCATCAAAATGTATCCATTGTGGAAAATGTTTAAAAGAATGTCCTCAATCATTGCCGATACCAGATTTACTCGACGAAGTTTCTAAAGAATTTGAAAAAACAGGGTTTAAGTACAAAGTAAAATTATTTAAGACCGTTGCAGGCTTACAAAAATTCGTTGAAAAACTTTTTAGATGA
- a CDS encoding EF-Tu/IF-2/RF-3 family GTPase — protein MKNVSIGLYGNFKDAGKEIGKKGTSTDITLYNYKKDDDSVVYIEPTRYPERIHPLIYTINMTEYALLFIDELTPDIAETLLALDMCGVKRGFIVAGEYIDLEQLKAILSVTSMKDFEIIEKDYIVIREKMAALPEVKPEGEEIQKIPIDHFFSVKSVGTVILGKVDKGEVAVHDNLTMYPTTKKAMVKSMQVHDKDVKDAPKGSRVGLALKGVSVDDLDRGMILSKDELNVSDELNVSMKWNPYMNKEVNAGEGYQVVIGLQSVSCTVEEKNGDDLKLKLLKPVVYETGDNLVLLDGSAKVRIMGVSKIQ, from the coding sequence ATGAAAAACGTTTCAATTGGTTTATACGGCAATTTCAAAGATGCAGGAAAAGAAATTGGAAAAAAGGGAACTTCAACAGATATAACTCTTTATAACTACAAAAAAGACGACGATTCCGTAGTTTATATTGAGCCTACAAGATATCCTGAAAGAATTCATCCTTTAATTTATACAATAAATATGACCGAATATGCACTTTTATTTATCGATGAATTAACCCCCGATATTGCAGAAACCTTATTGGCACTCGATATGTGCGGAGTTAAAAGAGGATTCATTGTAGCTGGTGAATACATCGATTTAGAGCAGTTAAAAGCAATACTTAGTGTTACTTCAATGAAAGACTTTGAAATAATTGAGAAAGATTACATTGTTATCCGTGAAAAAATGGCGGCATTGCCTGAAGTAAAACCTGAAGGCGAAGAAATTCAAAAAATACCGATAGACCATTTCTTCTCTGTTAAAAGTGTCGGTACTGTGATATTAGGTAAAGTGGATAAAGGAGAAGTAGCTGTTCACGATAATTTAACCATGTACCCAACAACAAAGAAAGCAATGGTTAAAAGTATGCAAGTTCACGACAAAGATGTTAAAGATGCTCCTAAAGGTTCAAGAGTAGGGCTTGCATTGAAAGGTGTTTCTGTAGACGATTTAGACCGTGGTATGATATTATCTAAAGATGAATTAAACGTTTCAGATGAATTAAACGTTTCAATGAAGTGGAACCCATATATGAATAAGGAAGTAAACGCAGGCGAAGGTTACCAAGTTGTAATTGGTTTACAATCAGTAAGTTGTACTGTAGAAGAGAAAAACGGCGATGATTTAAAATTAAAATTGTTAAAACCTGTAGTTTATGAAACAGGCGATAATTTGGTACTTTTAGACGGAAGTGCAAAAGTTAGAATTATGGGCGTTTCAAAAATTCAGTAA
- a CDS encoding carboxymuconolactone decarboxylase family protein, with product MELLTEKDMDKIEEVVKKRYGRVPYIIERMAENPKLLVSKVNYDEAVVDDYKHLDAKTVELISIAVVSALGCEHCIDFHIDAGKKMGITDEQIMTAVMVAGSLANSAVLSKATRSMQKINQFYGKE from the coding sequence ATGGAATTATTAACTGAAAAAGACATGGATAAAATCGAAGAAGTCGTTAAAAAGAGATATGGTAGAGTCCCTTACATAATAGAAAGAATGGCTGAAAATCCAAAACTTTTGGTTTCAAAAGTTAATTATGACGAAGCTGTAGTAGACGATTACAAACATCTTGATGCAAAAACCGTTGAATTAATTTCAATAGCCGTAGTATCTGCTTTAGGTTGTGAACATTGCATAGATTTCCACATTGACGCAGGTAAAAAAATGGGAATAACAGATGAGCAAATCATGACAGCAGTTATGGTTGCAGGTTCACTTGCAAATTCTGCGGTTTTATCAAAAGCTACACGCTCCATGCAAAAGATAAATCAATTTTATGGAAAAGAATAA